A region of the Chryseobacterium cucumeris genome:
AAGAGATAAAGGAGATTTATCGGAAAATGCAGAATATGATGCGGCTAAAGAGGCTCAGGGGATGCTTGAAATGAGAATTTCCAAGCTGAAAGATGTTATTTCTACTTCTAAAATTATAGACGAAAGCCAATTAGATACTTCAAAAGTTTCAATCTTAACAACAGTGAAACTTAAAAATAATGCTACCAAGCAGGAGCAGGTATTTACATTGGTACCGGATAATGAAAGCGACCTGAAGACAGGGAAGATTTCTGTGAACACCCCTATCGCAAAAGGTCTGTTGGGAAAAGCTATTGGTGAAACTGCTGAAATTACTTTACCTAACGGAAACAAACTGTCTTTCGAAGTATTAGACATTTCTTTATAGTCTGATATCCCTTTCTATTTCTAAACTTCTAATTATCTAACCCAAACTTCTGATAAAATGAGCACTATATTCACGAAAATCATTAATGGCGAAATTCCCTCTTATAAGATTGCCGAAAATGAAAACTTTATTGCATTCTTAGACGCAATGCCTTTGGTGAAGGGACATACTTTAGTTGTACCTAAAAAAGAAGTGGATCTGATTTTTGATCTTGAAAGTGAAGAATACAAAAACCTTTGGGGATTTGCCCAAGAGGTAGCCAAGAAGATCAAAACTGCAGTTCCATGTGTGAGAGTAGGAGTAGCGGTGGTGGGACTTGAAGTTCCTCATGCACACATCCATCTGATTCCTTTAAATAAGATGGAAGACATGAATTTCAGAAATGAAAGATTAAAATTAACGAACGAAGAATATACAGAGATTCAACACTCAATTATTAATTCTTAACAACCAGAAAATCGTAAAAAAGTAATTTTTTACGATT
Encoded here:
- the greA gene encoding transcription elongation factor GreA, encoding MASYVTKEGLEKMKAELEQLETVERPKITQQIAEARDKGDLSENAEYDAAKEAQGMLEMRISKLKDVISTSKIIDESQLDTSKVSILTTVKLKNNATKQEQVFTLVPDNESDLKTGKISVNTPIAKGLLGKAIGETAEITLPNGNKLSFEVLDISL
- a CDS encoding HIT family protein yields the protein MSTIFTKIINGEIPSYKIAENENFIAFLDAMPLVKGHTLVVPKKEVDLIFDLESEEYKNLWGFAQEVAKKIKTAVPCVRVGVAVVGLEVPHAHIHLIPLNKMEDMNFRNERLKLTNEEYTEIQHSIINS